TGTTCGGGCTCGTCGAGCGGGTGGTGGTGCCCCGGGGACTGCGGCGCTAGGATCCAGGGTCGTGGCACCTCTTCGTCCCTGGGTGCCGCTCCCCGTGCACATGAGTATCGGATCGGATTCGGGCAGCGACTCCGCGCAGACCGCGGAGCAGGATCTCCAACATCGGTTGCGGCTCGCGACGCCAGAGTTCACGACGCGTGGATTCTTGTTCTCCTCCATGCTGAGGGCGGTCAAGGATCTGGGCGGGGATGACGAGGTGGTGCGGCGCTGCCTGGAGGCCAGTGGGGAGACGTCCTTCGTGGAGTTCTTCCACTACCCCACCCGCTCGCTCCTGTTGTTGATCTCCACGGCGGCCGAGGCCTTGAGTGGTCGGTATGGCAGTGTCGAGGAGGTGTTGCGGCAGATGGGCGCCATCGGGGGCGAGAGCTACATGGACACCCCCGTCGGGCGCGCGGTGCTGCAACAGACGGGAACCCGTCCGCAGCGCCTGATGTTCGCGCTGCAGACGCTCTACGAGGGCCTGACGAGCTATGGGAAGCCCGCGCTGTCCTTCCCCCGGCTGGACCGGGGGGTGCTCTCCGTCCAGGCCTCCTTCATGCCGCTCGCGTACCACGAGGGGGGCGCCCAGGCGATCTCCCGGCGCATGGGCCTGACGCCCGTGAGTCTCCGCGCGCGCAAGACGGGTCCGCTCAGCCTCGACCTGGAGTGCTCCTGGTGACGGCGGGTGCCGTGCCTCGGCCTCCGGCTCACGGCTGGAGCGGCTCGGTGATGTTGAAGAAGCTCTTGAGGACGTACGGGGTCCTGACGTCCCAGAGGACGACCTGCCCCTGGCGGATGAAGTAGCTGTCCCCCTTCTTGAAGGTGCGGGACTGGCCCGACTCGTCGGTCATGGTGACCTCGCCCGCGAGGATGGTGGCGTGCTCGGTGAAGGGGAAGGTGATCTCGATGCGGCCGGTGGTGGCCTTGAAGATGCCCGCCGTCATGCCCCGCGCGCTGTAGTCGACGCGGGCGGAGAGGGAGGGAGAGCCCTCCAGGACCCGGCCACCCAGCGACTCGGGTGCACCCAGGGGGGCGAGGGTCGACTGATCGATGGTGGTGTCCGGGGTGTAGACGACCATCGAGGGCGCCCCCATCGCCGCCGCGCTCGTGGCCAGGTCCTGCGCGGAGGGCATGGTCTCCTGCTCCGGGAGGCCACCGCACGAGCTCACGAGGCTCAGGAGGGCGGAACCGTAGAGAGCCACGAGCGAGGTTGCACGCCGATTTTGATGAGCCATGGTGTCTCTCCGGGGGTGGAACGTTGCCAGGGTTCCATTGCAACAGCCGGGCCTGAGCGTTGGAGCCCTGGCTCCTGAGCGAGCGTCGGGTGGGCCTCCCGCTCCGGTTTTCGCCTCCGGGCACCCCGTCCGCGACCCCCTTTTTACAGAGGGAGAATTCCCGTTTTTACAGGGTCGTCCCGGACACGTCTGGTTGA
Above is a window of Cystobacter fuscus DNA encoding:
- a CDS encoding TIGR02265 family protein, with the translated sequence MSIGSDSGSDSAQTAEQDLQHRLRLATPEFTTRGFLFSSMLRAVKDLGGDDEVVRRCLEASGETSFVEFFHYPTRSLLLLISTAAEALSGRYGSVEEVLRQMGAIGGESYMDTPVGRAVLQQTGTRPQRLMFALQTLYEGLTSYGKPALSFPRLDRGVLSVQASFMPLAYHEGGAQAISRRMGLTPVSLRARKTGPLSLDLECSW
- a CDS encoding cupin domain-containing protein, producing MPSAQDLATSAAAMGAPSMVVYTPDTTIDQSTLAPLGAPESLGGRVLEGSPSLSARVDYSARGMTAGIFKATTGRIEITFPFTEHATILAGEVTMTDESGQSRTFKKGDSYFIRQGQVVLWDVRTPYVLKSFFNITEPLQP